One segment of Nakamurella flava DNA contains the following:
- a CDS encoding endonuclease domain-containing protein, which translates to MPRPPAPLPAELPDVIVVGDHLVAAGRLRRRDLWAPLHGVRIAADGPDDWRGLAAEEAFHRRCRVTAAVLPKGVGFGSLTAARLWSVPLPLALTDDELHVVALPGSWPTKRPGIRSRQLKDRNAFLVERDGLPVIDPATLACHLALALPTDDLVAAIDALLHVPVFPQDGRPFLTPDDLRERLSTYRGPGRPAAAWAITRARTGAESRPESLLRLAIVAGGLPEPRLNLAIHDDDGRFLGRGDMVYEQYRLVVEYDGDHHRSDTTTYNDDLERIDRLMAAGWRVLRITAGMFFGQRTAAVERVRSALLAAGWRPSLGR; encoded by the coding sequence ATGCCTCGACCGCCCGCGCCGCTACCCGCTGAGCTCCCCGATGTCATCGTGGTGGGTGACCATCTCGTCGCCGCCGGGCGTCTACGTCGCCGGGATCTGTGGGCGCCGCTGCATGGGGTGCGGATCGCGGCCGATGGGCCGGACGACTGGCGCGGACTCGCGGCGGAGGAGGCGTTCCACCGACGCTGCCGGGTCACCGCAGCGGTGCTGCCGAAGGGTGTCGGCTTCGGGTCGTTGACCGCGGCGCGGCTGTGGTCGGTGCCCTTGCCGTTGGCCCTGACGGACGACGAGCTCCACGTCGTTGCTCTGCCCGGTTCCTGGCCGACGAAGCGGCCGGGTATCAGATCGCGTCAACTGAAGGACCGGAACGCGTTCCTGGTCGAACGTGACGGACTGCCGGTGATCGACCCGGCGACCCTGGCGTGCCATCTGGCGCTCGCGCTGCCAACGGACGATCTGGTAGCCGCCATCGACGCCCTCCTCCATGTCCCCGTCTTCCCGCAGGACGGTCGCCCCTTCCTCACCCCCGACGATCTGCGGGAACGGCTGTCGACCTACCGGGGGCCGGGCCGTCCTGCGGCCGCCTGGGCGATCACCCGCGCCCGGACGGGCGCCGAATCCCGTCCGGAGTCGTTACTCCGGTTGGCCATCGTGGCCGGGGGCCTGCCGGAGCCCCGGCTGAATCTGGCCATCCACGACGACGACGGGCGCTTCCTCGGACGCGGCGACATGGTGTACGAGCAGTACCGGCTCGTCGTCGAGTACGACGGCGACCACCACCGCAGCGACACCACCACCTACAACGACGATCTCGAACGGATCGACAGGCTGATGGCCGCCGGCTGGCGCGTCCTGCGCATCACCGCCGGCATGTTCTTCGGCCAGCGGACGGCGGCTGTCGAGCGGGTCCGGTCGGCTCTGCTCGCCGCGGGTTGGCGCCCCTCCCTGGGTCGGTAA
- a CDS encoding ribose-5-phosphate isomerase — protein MPDTLRIVVGSDDAGLTYKDALADDLRQDDRVSEVIDVGRDDDVDVDEDAAYPHIAVAAARLITEGKADRALLICGTGLGVAISANKVPGIRAVTAHDSFSVERAVLSNNAQVLCMGERVVGLELARRLASEWLDYRFDPNSASAEKVAAIDEYDQHPESS, from the coding sequence ATGCCCGACACCTTGCGCATCGTCGTCGGTAGCGACGACGCCGGACTGACCTACAAGGACGCCCTCGCCGACGACCTGCGCCAGGACGACCGGGTCTCGGAGGTCATCGATGTCGGCCGCGACGACGATGTCGACGTGGACGAGGACGCCGCCTACCCGCACATCGCGGTGGCCGCGGCCCGGCTGATCACCGAGGGCAAGGCCGACCGGGCGCTGCTGATCTGCGGCACCGGACTGGGCGTCGCGATCAGCGCCAACAAAGTGCCCGGCATCCGCGCAGTCACCGCGCACGACAGCTTCTCGGTCGAGCGGGCCGTGCTGTCCAACAACGCCCAGGTGCTCTGCATGGGCGAGCGGGTCGTCGGTCTGGAACTCGCCCGCCGGCTGGCTAGCGAATGGCTGGACTACCGCTTCGACCCGAACTCCGCGTCGGCCGAGAAGGTCGCCGCCATCGACGAGTACGACCAGCACCCCGAGAGTTCCTGA
- a CDS encoding HAD family hydrolase — translation MPSAPSTTDRRLIFLDFDGTLAEHGVIPPGHRETVRAARAAGHRIFLCTGRPWSMVTPDVRAQFDGIVAAAGGYVVIDGQVLLDLRYPDDLAAKALAWLDRHDSAYLLEAPDALYGPPGIDRRVVEIMTRPGQPRDERHQDTSDDILSVLRMQDDLSGVSFGKITCFDSQRSMAELCEHLGPEVLLLPTSVPDLGEASGELQLTAVHKAVGMGVVVDHLGATVDEVIAAGDGRNDQEMLEYAGVAIAVAGSNPDLLAVADHVMPGPRDDGLTVVFTELGLLAPAAQTGP, via the coding sequence ATGCCGTCCGCGCCTTCGACCACCGACCGACGCCTGATCTTCCTGGACTTCGACGGCACCCTCGCCGAGCACGGCGTCATCCCGCCCGGCCACCGCGAGACGGTGCGGGCCGCTCGCGCGGCCGGCCATCGGATCTTCCTGTGCACCGGTCGGCCGTGGTCGATGGTCACGCCCGACGTGCGTGCCCAGTTCGACGGGATCGTCGCCGCGGCCGGTGGGTACGTCGTCATCGACGGGCAGGTGCTGCTCGACCTGCGCTACCCGGACGACCTGGCCGCCAAGGCGTTGGCGTGGCTCGACCGGCACGACTCGGCGTACCTGCTGGAGGCGCCCGACGCGTTGTACGGCCCGCCCGGGATCGACCGTCGGGTCGTCGAGATCATGACGCGCCCGGGTCAACCACGGGACGAGCGCCACCAGGACACCTCGGACGACATCCTGTCCGTCCTGCGGATGCAGGACGACCTGAGCGGGGTGTCGTTCGGCAAGATCACCTGCTTCGACTCGCAGCGGTCGATGGCCGAGCTGTGCGAGCATCTCGGGCCCGAGGTGCTGCTGCTGCCCACGTCCGTGCCCGATCTGGGCGAGGCGTCCGGCGAGCTGCAGTTGACCGCGGTGCACAAGGCGGTCGGGATGGGCGTCGTCGTCGACCATCTCGGAGCGACGGTGGACGAGGTCATCGCCGCCGGCGACGGTCGCAACGACCAGGAGATGCTGGAGTACGCCGGGGTGGCCATCGCGGTCGCGGGCAGCAACCCGGACCTGCTCGCGGTGGCCGATCACGTCATGCCCGGCCCGCGGGACGACGGCCTGACCGTGGTCTTCACCGAGCTCGGCCTGCTGGCCCCCGCAGCGCAGACCGGTCCGTAA
- a CDS encoding glycerol-3-phosphate dehydrogenase/oxidase has translation MSLSTLSPDARREALAAASSGTHDMVVVGGGVTGAGVALDAAARGLSVILLEAGDLAVGTSSRSGKIMHGGLRYLEQFNFKLVFGALRERDRTIKTLSPHLVKHEPFLYPLTKQWEKPYVGAGVGLYDAMATMSKATGGAPHAKYLGRKAIARESPALDPDVVIAGLQYPDGRMDDARHTLAVARTAAEYGAQVIPYAKVTAVHTASDGRVTGVRAEDRETGTSFDVSAKVVVNAAGVWASEIQKMAGAHTFSIAPAKGAHLIVRGDAFDSQTGILARAEDSVIIIRKWFGHWLLGTTDTPYDGDINNPVATRDDIDYLMRNINRILRRKITEDDLLGTYAGLRPLLAPAGNHAATTSALSRDHATITEPKGMVTIVGGKYTTYRPMAEDAVDAAAPLLGGSLPDSPTATLPLVGATGWDAVGNRIPVLAEQYGVPAATLQRMLYRYGAELPDVLAPAGEDASLVKPVDGAAGYLPVEFLWAVTHEGAVTLDDVLSRRTHVAIETPDAGVPAASRVAELVAPVLGWDQARQKSEVEKYETAPRLQTIL, from the coding sequence ATGAGCCTGTCCACCCTGTCCCCCGACGCCCGCCGCGAGGCACTGGCCGCCGCTAGTTCCGGCACCCACGACATGGTCGTGGTGGGCGGCGGTGTCACCGGCGCGGGGGTCGCCCTGGACGCGGCCGCCCGCGGCCTGTCGGTCATCCTGCTGGAGGCCGGCGACCTCGCCGTGGGCACCTCGTCGCGCTCCGGCAAGATCATGCACGGCGGTCTGCGCTACCTGGAGCAGTTCAACTTCAAGCTCGTCTTCGGCGCGCTGCGCGAACGTGACCGCACCATCAAGACGCTGTCCCCGCACCTGGTCAAACACGAGCCGTTCCTGTACCCGCTGACCAAGCAGTGGGAAAAGCCCTACGTGGGCGCCGGTGTCGGGCTGTACGACGCGATGGCCACGATGAGCAAGGCGACCGGCGGTGCCCCGCACGCCAAGTACCTGGGCCGCAAGGCGATCGCCCGCGAGTCACCCGCGTTGGACCCGGACGTCGTCATCGCCGGTCTGCAGTACCCCGACGGCCGGATGGACGACGCCCGGCACACGCTGGCCGTCGCCCGCACCGCCGCCGAGTACGGCGCCCAGGTCATCCCGTACGCCAAGGTCACCGCGGTGCACACCGCCTCCGACGGCCGGGTGACCGGGGTCAGGGCCGAGGACCGGGAGACGGGGACGAGTTTCGACGTCTCGGCCAAGGTCGTGGTCAACGCGGCCGGGGTCTGGGCGTCGGAGATCCAGAAGATGGCCGGCGCGCACACCTTCTCGATCGCCCCGGCCAAGGGCGCGCACCTGATCGTCCGCGGCGACGCCTTCGATTCGCAGACCGGCATCCTGGCCCGGGCCGAGGACTCGGTGATCATCATCCGCAAGTGGTTCGGGCACTGGCTGCTCGGCACCACCGACACCCCGTACGACGGCGACATCAACAACCCCGTCGCCACCCGGGACGACATCGACTACCTGATGCGGAACATCAACCGCATCCTGCGCCGCAAGATCACCGAGGACGACCTGCTGGGCACGTACGCCGGTCTGCGTCCGCTGCTGGCCCCGGCCGGCAACCACGCCGCCACCACGTCGGCCCTGTCCCGTGACCACGCGACCATCACCGAACCCAAGGGCATGGTGACGATCGTCGGCGGCAAGTACACGACGTACCGGCCGATGGCCGAGGACGCGGTCGACGCGGCCGCCCCGCTGCTGGGCGGTTCGCTGCCCGACAGCCCCACGGCCACGCTGCCGCTGGTCGGGGCGACCGGCTGGGACGCCGTCGGCAACCGGATCCCGGTGCTGGCCGAGCAGTACGGGGTCCCGGCGGCGACGCTGCAGCGGATGCTCTACCGCTACGGCGCCGAGCTGCCCGACGTGCTGGCCCCGGCCGGTGAGGACGCCTCGCTGGTCAAACCGGTCGACGGGGCGGCCGGGTACCTGCCGGTCGAGTTCCTGTGGGCCGTCACCCACGAGGGCGCGGTGACGTTGGACGACGTGCTCAGCCGACGGACCCACGTCGCCATCGAGACTCCCGACGCCGGCGTGCCCGCCGCGTCCCGGGTCGCGGAGCTGGTCGCGCCGGTCCTCGGCTGGGACCAGGCCCGGCAGAAGTCCGAGGTCGAGAAGTACGAGACTGCGCCGCGACTGCAGACCATCCTGTAG
- a CDS encoding RuBisCO large subunit C-terminal-like domain-containing protein, whose product MPADMSAMFSLSETIRGEDYLLATFYLQMPADADVLAKATGYAVGQTIGTWIEVPGVTDEMRQRHRGRVVKVLEAPPVDLATQTAETTGYFIQIALPTVNFGPSIPMMLATSIGNDVSTSVQAKLVDLELPDSLAQGFVGPRFGIQGVRDLVGVQDRPLVLNMIKPCTGLTPEQGAKIFYETALGGVDLIKDDELLGNPTFSPVVDRVKAYLAAAERAKQETGRDVVYIPNVTDRPDKLLDTARRAVDAGARAVMIAYASAGYGTLQALAETIDVPILAHYAGATPYFEGAGTGMSAPLALGLLPRLGGADMALTITPYGGYPLRRLPYLKTVQELQLPRPHIKPVFPVVGGGVHPGTVETYMKELGPDIVLGAGGAIQGHPDGAAAGADAMRQAIDAVMAGRSVVDAGAEHPALGRALERFGSSV is encoded by the coding sequence GTGCCCGCCGACATGTCCGCGATGTTCAGCCTCAGCGAAACCATCCGCGGGGAGGACTACCTCCTCGCGACCTTCTACCTCCAGATGCCGGCGGACGCCGACGTGCTGGCCAAGGCGACGGGGTATGCGGTCGGGCAGACCATCGGCACCTGGATCGAGGTGCCGGGCGTCACCGACGAGATGCGGCAGCGGCACCGCGGCCGCGTCGTCAAGGTGCTGGAGGCCCCGCCGGTCGACCTGGCCACCCAGACGGCCGAGACCACCGGCTACTTCATCCAGATCGCGCTGCCGACCGTCAACTTCGGGCCCTCCATCCCGATGATGCTGGCCACGTCCATCGGCAACGACGTGTCGACGTCGGTGCAGGCCAAGCTGGTCGATCTGGAACTCCCGGACTCGCTGGCCCAGGGCTTCGTCGGCCCGCGGTTCGGCATCCAGGGCGTCCGCGACCTGGTCGGCGTGCAGGACCGCCCGCTCGTGCTGAACATGATCAAGCCGTGCACCGGCCTGACTCCGGAGCAGGGCGCCAAGATCTTCTACGAGACCGCTCTCGGCGGCGTCGATCTCATCAAGGACGACGAGCTGCTCGGCAACCCGACCTTCTCCCCGGTCGTGGACCGGGTCAAGGCGTACCTGGCCGCGGCCGAGCGGGCCAAGCAGGAGACCGGACGGGACGTCGTCTACATCCCCAACGTCACCGACCGCCCCGACAAGCTCCTGGACACCGCCCGCCGCGCCGTCGACGCCGGCGCCCGGGCCGTGATGATCGCCTACGCCTCGGCCGGCTACGGCACCCTGCAGGCCCTCGCCGAGACGATCGACGTCCCGATCCTGGCCCACTACGCCGGAGCCACCCCCTATTTCGAGGGCGCCGGTACCGGCATGTCCGCGCCGCTGGCCCTGGGGCTGCTGCCGCGCCTCGGCGGGGCCGACATGGCCCTGACCATCACCCCGTACGGCGGCTACCCGCTGCGCCGGCTGCCCTACCTCAAGACCGTGCAGGAGCTGCAGCTGCCCCGCCCGCACATCAAGCCGGTGTTCCCGGTCGTTGGTGGCGGCGTGCACCCCGGCACCGTCGAGACCTACATGAAGGAGCTGGGACCGGACATCGTCCTGGGCGCCGGCGGCGCGATCCAGGGTCACCCGGACGGCGCGGCCGCGGGAGCCGACGCGATGCGCCAGGCGATCGACGCGGTGATGGCCGGTCGATCGGTGGTCGACGCCGGGGCGGAGCACCCCGCACTGGGCCGCGCCCTGGAACGGTTCGGCTCCTCCGTCTGA
- a CDS encoding triose-phosphate isomerase family protein, translating into MPRFTIGSSLKMYFGHTRTLQWTRAVADICADHPMTRDGTVQFFVIPTFPSIPAVFAAADPAGIAVGGQDLHWDDEGPWTGEVSGAELAEIGCSIVEVGHAERRAHFGETDEIVARKTHAALRNSLAPVLCIGEPDRGSPDSAVQFCLDQLESALTPARDAGTAGRLIVAYEPIWAIGAPQPASPDHVRAVCSALRSHLSGDDLLDAGVIYGGSAGPGLLPQIADDVDGMFLGRFAHDPAAVGRILDEVADITGAGNAPADDAGVTVTS; encoded by the coding sequence ATGCCCCGCTTCACCATCGGTTCCAGCCTGAAGATGTACTTCGGCCACACCCGCACGCTGCAGTGGACCCGGGCGGTCGCCGACATCTGTGCCGACCATCCGATGACCCGGGACGGGACCGTCCAGTTCTTCGTCATCCCGACGTTCCCCAGCATCCCGGCGGTGTTCGCGGCAGCCGACCCGGCCGGCATCGCCGTCGGTGGGCAGGACCTGCACTGGGACGACGAGGGCCCGTGGACCGGGGAGGTCAGTGGCGCCGAACTGGCCGAGATCGGTTGCAGCATCGTCGAGGTCGGGCATGCCGAACGCCGCGCCCACTTCGGCGAGACCGACGAGATCGTCGCCCGCAAGACGCACGCCGCCCTGCGGAACTCGCTCGCCCCGGTGCTGTGCATCGGCGAGCCCGACCGCGGGTCGCCGGACAGTGCCGTTCAGTTCTGCCTCGACCAGCTCGAATCCGCCCTGACCCCGGCCCGGGACGCGGGGACCGCCGGCCGCCTCATCGTCGCCTACGAACCCATCTGGGCCATCGGGGCGCCGCAGCCGGCATCCCCCGACCACGTCCGCGCCGTCTGCTCCGCCCTGCGCAGCCACTTGTCCGGGGACGACCTCCTCGACGCCGGCGTCATCTACGGCGGCAGCGCCGGCCCCGGCCTGCTCCCGCAGATCGCCGACGACGTCGACGGGATGTTCCTCGGCCGCTTCGCCCACGACCCGGCTGCGGTCGGCCGGATCCTTGACGAGGTTGCCGACATCACCGGCGCCGGGAACGCGCCGGCCGACGACGCGGGTGTCACCGTCACGAGTTGA
- a CDS encoding FGGY-family carbohydrate kinase encodes MAERAFLGIDAGTSVVKAAIFDASGDALAVEGTSIPLIHDGGGVSGAVEQDFELILSTLGDVVRKAVAKAGVTPESVAITGQGDGCWLADEEFRAVRPALSWLDGRAASLVDQWKSDGVLHDVFRNSGGTMFPGAPAACLKWLDLNEPETLDRATTAGYAKDLIFGRLTGIRATDPSDASMPFGDGTGFGYSDDTLDKTGLSHRKNLLAPIVAPVPIGELNDAGAELLGLTAGTPVTSGPFDFPACGYGAGVAWPGTEGDALLIVGTTLGCMVHQNTLVTAGEPAGFSVSTGQPDHWLRAMPAMVGTASLDWLLKMLGVGVKEVQEALVASPPGARGVNMLPYLATSGERAPFVDPLAAGQITGLRLTTERSDLIRAVCEGLAYTARHCFDKAGRTGRIVVAGGGTGSSAWMQVFADVLEVPLELARNPEVGARGAVLAGAAARGVELDVKQWTDPEGVIEPDPRNRVLYDRGYRHQMELLHSARPLWNTRAALAALGENR; translated from the coding sequence ATGGCGGAACGTGCATTCCTGGGTATCGACGCCGGCACCTCGGTGGTCAAGGCCGCGATCTTCGACGCCAGCGGCGACGCGCTGGCCGTCGAAGGCACCTCTATCCCGCTGATCCACGACGGCGGCGGCGTGTCCGGCGCGGTGGAACAGGACTTCGAACTGATCTTGTCCACGCTCGGCGACGTCGTGCGCAAGGCGGTGGCCAAGGCCGGTGTCACCCCGGAGTCGGTGGCGATCACCGGCCAGGGCGACGGCTGCTGGCTGGCCGACGAGGAGTTCCGCGCGGTCCGTCCGGCCCTGTCGTGGCTCGACGGCCGCGCCGCCTCGCTGGTCGACCAGTGGAAGTCCGACGGTGTGCTGCACGACGTGTTCCGCAACAGTGGCGGGACGATGTTCCCGGGCGCCCCGGCCGCCTGTCTGAAGTGGCTGGACCTGAACGAACCGGAGACCCTGGACCGGGCGACCACCGCCGGGTACGCCAAGGACCTGATCTTCGGTCGGCTCACCGGGATCCGGGCCACCGATCCGTCGGATGCCTCCATGCCGTTCGGTGACGGCACCGGGTTCGGCTACAGCGACGACACCCTGGACAAGACGGGCCTGTCGCACCGCAAGAACCTGCTGGCCCCGATCGTCGCGCCCGTCCCGATCGGCGAGCTGAACGACGCCGGCGCCGAGCTGCTCGGCCTGACCGCCGGCACCCCCGTCACCTCGGGCCCGTTCGACTTCCCGGCCTGCGGCTACGGCGCCGGGGTCGCCTGGCCCGGCACCGAGGGCGACGCCCTCCTGATCGTCGGCACGACGCTGGGCTGCATGGTCCACCAGAACACGCTGGTCACCGCGGGCGAACCCGCGGGGTTCAGCGTGTCCACCGGCCAACCGGACCACTGGCTGCGGGCCATGCCCGCGATGGTCGGCACCGCGTCGCTGGACTGGCTGCTCAAGATGCTCGGGGTCGGGGTCAAGGAGGTCCAGGAGGCGCTGGTCGCCTCGCCCCCCGGCGCGCGCGGCGTGAACATGCTGCCGTACCTGGCGACCTCGGGGGAACGGGCGCCGTTCGTCGACCCGCTGGCCGCCGGGCAGATCACCGGGCTGCGGCTGACCACCGAGCGCAGCGATCTCATCCGCGCCGTGTGTGAGGGCCTCGCGTACACCGCCCGGCACTGCTTCGACAAGGCCGGCCGCACCGGACGCATCGTCGTCGCCGGCGGCGGCACCGGATCGTCGGCGTGGATGCAGGTCTTCGCCGACGTGCTCGAGGTCCCGCTGGAACTGGCCCGCAACCCCGAGGTCGGCGCCCGCGGGGCCGTCCTGGCCGGGGCGGCCGCGCGCGGTGTCGAACTCGACGTCAAGCAGTGGACCGACCCGGAAGGTGTGATCGAACCCGATCCGCGCAACCGGGTGCTTTACGACCGTGGGTACCGTCACCAGATGGAACTGCTGCACTCCGCCCGGCCCCTCTGGAACACCCGGGCCGCGCTCGCCGCACTGGGAGAAAATCGATGA
- a CDS encoding biliverdin-producing heme oxygenase translates to MTTARMAEVRSIIRSDAPVDGLAARLLSDTAGLRLTFSRVVDLPSAVRSRSDYLDLLGAFHHAHHHLEPMLSPREWTGQWARLGVDPVLHRRAPLLDADLTDLGVRMVLGDAPLPRITTFADALGALFVLDGPTLDGPALARSFRTSWPGLPVRYLSGTDRPIRRTWGIVRAALDRFGEQGGLGDDVLNGAVRTYDYLALVLRSRGRDGAIPLQPAVAEVG, encoded by the coding sequence ATGACGACAGCACGCATGGCCGAGGTGCGATCCATCATCCGCAGCGATGCGCCGGTCGACGGACTGGCCGCCCGGCTGCTGTCCGACACCGCCGGGCTGCGGCTGACCTTCTCCCGCGTGGTGGACCTGCCATCCGCCGTGCGCAGCCGGTCCGACTACCTCGACCTGCTCGGCGCTTTCCACCACGCCCACCACCACCTCGAGCCGATGCTGTCGCCACGCGAGTGGACCGGGCAGTGGGCCCGGCTGGGGGTCGATCCGGTCCTGCACCGGCGCGCCCCGCTGCTCGACGCCGATCTGACCGATCTGGGGGTGCGCATGGTGCTGGGCGATGCGCCGCTGCCGCGCATCACGACCTTCGCCGACGCGCTGGGTGCGCTGTTCGTCCTCGACGGCCCGACCCTGGACGGCCCGGCCCTGGCCCGCTCCTTCCGCACCAGCTGGCCCGGCCTGCCGGTGCGCTACCTGTCCGGCACCGACCGGCCCATCCGTCGTACGTGGGGGATCGTCCGCGCGGCGCTGGACCGGTTCGGTGAACAGGGTGGGCTCGGCGACGATGTCCTGAACGGGGCCGTCCGGACGTACGACTACCTCGCGCTGGTGCTGCGCAGCCGCGGACGGGACGGCGCGATACCGCTGCAGCCGGCGGTGGCCGAGGTCGGCTGA
- a CDS encoding glycoside hydrolase family 31 protein, whose protein sequence is MIGSSSTSATGVTRHHLPTDPVADPAAVVQGPHYRITVLTDGLLRLEYSPDDEFTDLASTFALRRRLPVPDFRVIEGDTHLEVVTDRLHLIYDLGPFSTSGLSVQVRGNVSSYHSVWRYGQSGTNLGGTARTLDNADGRIPLEEGVLSRDGFAVLDDSASLLFTEDGWVRPRRPDQDGRLDLYVFGYGRDYPGAITAFYEVSGYPPVLPRYALGNWWSRYHRYSADEYRALLDRFAAADVPFSVAVIDMDWHQVDIDPILGSGWTGYTWNRDLFPDPEAFLAELHRRGLRVTLNVHPADGIRAHEDVYARMARALGLDPESGRALAFDVTDPAFLRAYFDVAHRTREDEGVDFWWLDWQSGPYSRVAGIDPLWMLNHFHFLDSRRRRDGEPAERRPLTFSRYAGPGSHRYPVGFSGDTLVSWASLAFQPEFTATASNIGYGWWSHDIGGHMMGVKDDELTARWVQLGAFSPILRLHSGANPFATKEPWAFGPQTAAVMTDALRLRHRLLPYLHTMNHLAAEGRPLVRPVYWDHPENRAAYAVPQQFSFGTALLVAPVTTTRHRELGLAATPAWLPPGDWTDLTTGLRYHSPGPDGRRIVLHRGLDEYPVLAPAGAILPLDGAAEPANTPANPEHLHLVLVPGADGAFDLIEDDDTADAEPVLTPIRWEQATGRLTIGPAAAIPTRRRWSVSAVGLDGLGHATVRVDGAPVATAAATAPGLGRALPALVIDEVPATATVTVDLGADPRPAPTDVAARLFALLERAEIEYELKRDLHALLTASTPLAARISGLQALAVDRELESALSEVLLAG, encoded by the coding sequence GTGATCGGCTCCAGCAGCACATCAGCGACCGGCGTCACCCGACACCACCTCCCCACCGATCCGGTGGCCGACCCGGCCGCGGTGGTGCAGGGGCCGCACTACCGGATCACCGTGCTGACGGACGGGCTGCTACGGCTGGAGTACTCGCCGGACGACGAGTTCACCGATCTGGCCTCGACCTTCGCGCTCCGTCGTCGGCTGCCCGTCCCGGACTTCCGGGTCATCGAGGGCGACACCCACCTGGAGGTCGTCACCGACCGGCTGCACCTGATCTACGACCTCGGGCCGTTCAGCACCAGCGGACTGTCCGTGCAGGTCAGGGGCAATGTCAGCTCCTACCACAGCGTCTGGCGGTACGGGCAGTCCGGGACGAACCTCGGCGGGACGGCCCGGACGCTGGACAACGCCGACGGCCGGATCCCGCTGGAGGAGGGCGTGCTGTCCCGGGACGGGTTCGCCGTCCTGGACGATTCGGCCTCCCTGCTGTTCACCGAGGACGGCTGGGTGCGGCCCCGCCGCCCGGACCAGGACGGCCGCCTGGACCTCTACGTCTTCGGTTACGGCCGCGACTATCCCGGCGCCATCACCGCCTTCTACGAGGTCTCCGGGTACCCGCCGGTCCTGCCCCGGTACGCCCTCGGCAACTGGTGGAGCCGCTACCACCGGTACAGCGCCGACGAGTACCGCGCGCTGCTGGACCGGTTCGCGGCGGCCGACGTGCCGTTCTCCGTCGCCGTCATCGACATGGACTGGCACCAGGTCGACATCGACCCCATCCTCGGCAGCGGCTGGACCGGCTACACGTGGAACCGTGACCTGTTTCCCGACCCCGAGGCGTTCCTGGCCGAACTGCACCGGCGCGGCCTGCGGGTGACCCTCAACGTCCACCCGGCCGACGGCATCCGGGCCCACGAGGACGTGTACGCACGGATGGCCCGGGCGCTCGGTCTCGACCCGGAGTCCGGGCGGGCGCTGGCCTTCGACGTCACCGATCCGGCGTTCCTACGGGCCTATTTCGATGTCGCCCACCGCACCCGCGAGGACGAGGGCGTCGACTTCTGGTGGCTGGACTGGCAGTCCGGCCCGTACTCGCGGGTCGCCGGCATCGACCCGCTGTGGATGCTCAACCACTTCCACTTCCTGGACAGCCGGCGGCGGCGGGACGGTGAACCCGCCGAACGCCGCCCGCTGACGTTCTCCCGGTACGCCGGACCGGGGAGTCACCGGTACCCGGTGGGGTTCTCGGGCGACACCCTGGTCAGCTGGGCGTCGCTGGCCTTCCAGCCGGAGTTCACTGCCACCGCGTCCAACATCGGGTACGGCTGGTGGAGCCACGACATCGGCGGGCACATGATGGGCGTCAAGGACGACGAGCTGACCGCGAGATGGGTGCAGCTGGGGGCCTTCTCGCCGATCCTGCGCCTGCACTCCGGGGCGAACCCGTTCGCCACCAAGGAACCGTGGGCGTTCGGTCCGCAGACCGCCGCCGTGATGACCGACGCGCTGCGCCTGCGCCACCGACTGCTGCCATACCTGCACACGATGAACCACCTGGCGGCAGAGGGCCGGCCCCTGGTCCGACCGGTCTACTGGGACCACCCGGAGAACCGGGCGGCCTATGCGGTGCCGCAACAGTTTTCGTTCGGCACCGCCCTGTTGGTCGCCCCGGTCACCACCACCCGCCACCGGGAGCTGGGCCTGGCCGCGACCCCGGCCTGGTTGCCCCCCGGGGACTGGACCGACCTGACCACCGGGCTGCGGTACCACTCGCCCGGGCCGGACGGCCGGCGGATCGTCCTGCATCGCGGACTGGACGAGTACCCGGTGCTCGCCCCGGCCGGGGCGATCCTGCCGCTGGACGGCGCCGCCGAGCCGGCCAACACCCCGGCCAATCCGGAGCACCTGCACCTCGTGCTCGTCCCCGGCGCCGACGGGGCTTTCGATCTCATCGAGGACGACGACACCGCCGACGCCGAGCCGGTTCTCACCCCGATCCGGTGGGAGCAGGCCACCGGTCGACTGACGATCGGACCGGCCGCCGCGATCCCGACACGGCGTCGTTGGTCGGTCAGCGCGGTCGGTCTCGACGGGCTCGGCCACGCCACGGTCCGGGTGGACGGCGCCCCGGTCGCCACAGCCGCCGCGACCGCGCCCGGACTCGGCCGCGCACTGCCGGCGCTGGTCATCGACGAGGTGCCGGCGACCGCGACCGTGACCGTCGACCTCGGTGCGGACCCGCGACCCGCCCCGACGGACGTCGCCGCCCGACTCTTCGCGCTCCTCGAGCGCGCGGAGATCGAGTACGAGCTCAAGCGGGATCTGCACGCACTGTTGACGGCTTCGACCCCGCTGGCGGCGCGGATCAGCGGACTGCAGGCCCTGGCCGTCGACCGGGAGCTGGAGTCGGCGCTCAGCGAGGTGCTCCTGGCCGGCTGA